The DNA segment ATCGGCGACGGCGTGACCCCCGGCAACGAAGGCCGTGGTTACGTCCTGCGCCGCATCATGCGCCGTGCCATCCGCAACATGCGTCTGCTCGGCGCCACCGGCCCGGTCGTCAAGGACCTGGTCGACACGGTCATCGAGATGATGGGCCAGCAGTACCCCGAGCTGGTCACCGACCGCGAGCGCATCGAAAAGGTCGCCGTTGCCGAGGAGAACGCGTTCCTCAAGACGCTGAAGGCCGGCACCAACATCCTCGACACGGCCGTCACCGACACCAAGGCCTCCGGCTCCACGGTCCTGCCCGGCGACAAGGCCTTCCTGCTCCACGACACCTGGGGCTTCCCGATCGACCTCACCCTGGAGATGGCCGCCGAGCAGGGGCTGTCCGTGGACGAGGACGGCTTCCGCCGCCTGATGAAGGAGCAGCGGGAGCGCGCCAAGGCCGACGCCCAGGCCAAGAAGACCGGCCACGCCGGCGCCGGTGCCTACCGTGAGATCGCCGACAAGGTCGGCGAGACCGCCTTCATCGGCTACGGCGACACCGAGGGCGAGTCCACCATCGTCGGCATCCTCGTCGACGGCGCCTCGTCCCCGGCCGCCACCGAGGGCGACGAGGTCGAGATCGTCCTCGACCGCACCCCGTTCTACGCCGAGGGCGGCGGCCAGATCGGCGACACCGGCCGGATCAAGGTCGACACCGGTGCCGTCATCGAGATCCGCGACTGCCAGAAGCCGGTGCCGGGTGTGTACGTCCACAAGGGCGTCGTCCAGGTCGGTGAGGTCACCGTCGGCGCCAAGGCCCACGCCTCGATCGACTCGCTGCGCCGCCGCGCCATCGCCCGCGCCCACTCGGCCACGCACCTCACCCACCAGGCCCTGCGTGACGCCCTCGGTCCGACGGCCGCCCAGGCCGGTTCCGAGAACCAGCCCGGTCGCTTCCGCTTCGACTTCGGTTCCCCGTCCGCCGTGCCGACGGCCGTGATGACCGACGTCGAGCAGAAGATCAACGAGGTCCTGGCCCGCGACCTCGACGTGCACGCCGAGGTCATGGGCATCGACGAGGCCAAGAAGCAGGGCGCCATCGCCGAGTTCGGCGAGAAGTACGGCGAGCGCGTCCGTGTCGTGACCATCGGCGACTTCTCCAAGGAGCTGTGCGGCGGCACGCACGTGCACAACACCGCCCAGCTGGGTCTGGTGAAGCTGCTCGGCGAGTCGTCGATCGGCTCCGGTGTGCGCCGTATCGAAGCCCTCGTCGGCGTGGACGCCTACAACTTCCTCGCCCGTGAGCACACGGTCGTCGCCCAGCTCCAGGAGCTGATCAAGGGCCGCCCGGAGGAGCTCCCGGAGAAGGTCTCCGCCATGCTCGGCAAGCTCAAGGACGCCGAGAAGGAGATCGAGAAGTTCCGCGCCGAGAAGGTCCTGCAGGCCGCCGCCGGTCTCGCCGGGTCCGCCAAGGACGTCCGCGGCGTCGCCGTCGTCACCGGCCAGGTCCCGGACGGCACCACGGCCGACGACCTGCGCAAGCTGGTGCTCGACGTACGTGGCCGTATCCAGGGCGGACGTGCCGCCGTGGTCGCCCTGTTCACGGTCAGCAACGGCAAGCCGCTCACGGTCATCGCCACCAACGAGGCCGCCCGCGAGCGCGGCCTCAAGGCCGGTGACCTGGTCCGTACGGCTGCCAAGACCCTCGGCGGCGGAGGCGGCGGCAAGCCGGACGTCGCCCAGGGCGGCGGCCAGAACCCGGCCGCGGTCGGCGACGCCGTCGACGCCGTCGAGCGGCTCGTGGCGGAAACGGCCAAGTGAGCGACGACACACAGTCGAGTGGTGACGGCCGGGGCATGCGCCGCGGCCGTCGCCTGGCCGTCGACGTCGGGGACGCCCGCATCGGGGTCGCCTCCTGCGACCCCGACGGGATCCTCGCCACCCCGGTGGAGACGGTCCCGGGCCGGGACATCCCGGCAGCTCGCCGGCGCCTGAAGCAACTCGTCGAGGAGTACGAGCCGATCGAGGTCGTCGTCGGTCTCCCGCGCTCCCTCAAGGGGGCGAGGGGCCTGCCGCGGTCAAGGTCAGGGGCTTCACCCAGGAACTGGCACGCATGATCGCGCCCGTTCCGGTCAGGCTGGTGGACGAGCGGATGACGACCGTGACTGCCAGTCAGGGACTGCGTGCCTCTGGCGTGAAGTCGAAGAAGGGCCGGTCGGTGATCGATCAGGCGGCCGCTGTGATCATCCTCCAGCAGGCGCTCGAATCCGAACGGGTGTCAGGTAAAGCACCGGGGGAGAGCGTCGAAGTGGTTATCTGATCGCGATACGGTAACGTTCCGCGCGATGCGCCGGTGTTCGAACAGCCGGCGCACAAAGAGAGGCGGGACGGGATCCGGATCGTCAGCAGCCGCGTGACCGCCGCCTCGCGGCTCTAGGGGATCGATGACTGAGTATGGCCGGGGCCAAGGCTCCGAACCGTGGCATCCGGAGGACCCGTTGTACGGGGACGGCGGATGGGAAGGGCAGCAGCAGGGCCATGCGGGCCAGCAGGCTGCCTACGGCGGCCAGCCGCAGCACTATCCGGAGCAGCAGCACTACGGCGACTGGGGCACCGGCCAGCATGCCGCGTACGACCAGGCGCAGCAGTACCAGCAGCACCCGCAGCACCCGCAGCAGGGACAGCAGTACCCGCAGCAGTACGACCAGCAGCAGTACCCGGGGCACGGGCAGCAGGCGTACGACAACAACGGCTGGGCCACCGGCTCCCATCCGCAGGTCCAGTACCCCGACCCGGCGGACCCTTACGGGCAGCAGGCCGCGGCGTACGGCGGCGAGCAGCACGACTACTACGGCACGTCCGAGGCGTACCCGCCGCCGGAGCCGCCGGGCCGGCGGCAGGCCGAACCGGAGCCGCCCGAGACCGACTGGGACCCCGGCCCTGACCAGGGCGAACACGCCTTCTTCGCGGGTGGGGACGACGAGGACGACGGCTCCGACGACGACTCGGGCGGCGGCCGGGGGCGCGGTGACCGCCGGGGCGGGCGGGGCGGGAAGCCCAAGAAGCGCCGCAGCGGCATGGCCTGTCTGGTGGTCGTGCTGGTCTTCGGTGCAGGTGTGGCCGGAGTCGGATATTTCGGTTACCAGTTTTACAAGGATCGTTTCAGCGACGCTCCGGACTTCGCGGGTGACGGCACGAGCGAGACGGTGAGCGTCGAGATCCCCAAGGGCGCGTTCGGGTCCGATATCGGTCAGAAGCTGAAGGCGGCCGGCGTCGTGAAGAGCGTCGACGCCTTCGTCGCCGCCCAGCAGGAGAATCCCGACGGGGACAAGATCCAGGCGGGCGCCTATCTGCTGAAGAAACAGATGTCCGCGGAGAGCGCCGTCGAGATGATGCTCAGTCCCGAAAGCCAGAACAACGTTCTGGTCAGGCCGGGCGAGCGCAATTTGAGCGTCTACAAGGCGCTCGACGAACAGCTCGAATTGTCGTCCGGGACCACCAAGAAGGTCGCCGAGGAGAAATACAAGACCCTCGGACTGCCAAGCTGGGCGAACAGCAACGGCGAGATCAAGGATCCGCTGGAGGGCTTCCTCTACCCGGGCACCTATGCCGCCGCAAAGGGCATGAAGCCCGAGGCGGTGCTGAAGGAGATGGTGTCCCAGGCCGCCGACAAGTACGAGGCGCTCGACCTGGAGGCCAAGGCCAAGGCCCTCAAGCTGGACAACCCGCTGCAGGTCATCACGGTCGCCAGCCTCGTCCAGGCCGAGGGCAAGACCAACGACGACTACCGCAAGATGGCGGAGGTGGTCTACAACCGCCTCGATCTCGCGAACCCTGAGACGTACGGTGCCCTGCAGTTCGACTCGACCTTCAATTACCTGAAGGGTCAGAGCAACATCGACATCAGCGAGTCGGAGATCAAGAGCAACAAGGACCCGTACAACACGTACACGCAGAAGGGCCTACCGCCGGGTCCGATCGACAACCCGGGCGAGGGCGCGCTGACGGGGACGCTGAATCCGACGAACCAGGGTTGGTACTACTTCGTGGCGACCGACGGCGTGAACAAGACAGAATTCGCCAAGACCCACGACGACTTCCTGAAGCTCAAGGACAAGTTCAATGAGAGCAGGGGCAACTGACGCCCGCCGGGCTGCCGTGCTCGGTTCGCCCATCGCCCACTCCCTCTCCCCGGTGCTGCACCGGGCCGCCTACGCGGAGCTGGGGCTGACGGGCTGGTCGTACGACCGGTTCGAGATCGACGAGGCCGCGCTGCCCGGGTTCGTCGCGGAACTGGGGCCGGAGTGGGCCGGGTTGTCGTTGACCATGCCGCTCAAGCGGGCCGTCATCCCGCTGCTCGACGAGGTCACGGAGACGGCGGTCTCGGTCGAGGCGGTCAACACGGTCGTGATGACCGAGGACGGCCGCCTGGTCGGCGACAACACCGACATCCCCGGCATGGTCGCCGCGCTCCGGGAGCACGGCATCGAACAGGTCGACTCGGCGGCCATCCTCGGCGCGGGCGCCACGGCGTCCTCCGCGCTGGCGGCACTCGCGCGCATCTGCACCGGCGAGGTGGTGGCGTACGTGCGCAGCGAGGCCCGTGCCGCCGAGATGCGGCAGTGGGGCGAGCGGCTCGACGTCGAGATCCGTACGGCGGACTGGGCCGAGGCGGACCGAGCGCTGCACGCGCCGCTGGTGATCGCGACCACCCCGGCCGGTGCGACGGATTCCCTCGCGGCCGCCGTACCCGAGCGCCCGGCCACCCTGTTCGACGTGCTCTACGACCCCTGGCCGACCGCCCTCGCGGCGCGCTGGTCGATGTACGGCGGCGCCGTGGTCAGCGGGCTCGACCTGCTGGTGCATCAGGCGGTGCTGCAGGTGGAGCAGATGACGGGCCGCGTCCCGGCGCCCCTTGAGGCCATGCGAAAAGCGGGCGAGCGCGCTCTCGCGAACCGCTAGGATCCGCTGGGTTCCGCAGGGGGCGGAGCGGTTCGAGGGGGAGTACAGGCAGTGTTCACTGGTGTGCCGCTGGCGTCCGGTAAGGGCGAAATATTCGAGATTATCCTGCAGTTCATGCCGGACTGGGTGCAGATCCCCGTGCTGGTTCTGATCGTGCTGCTCGTCGTCGGATCGTGGGTCTTCAAGCTGAAGCGCAAGTTCGACCGACGGCGTGCGAGGCGCCAGGGACAGGCCGTTCCGGTGGCGGTGCAGCACGGGCAGGGGCGGGGCGCCGACTATCTGGGCCCGTACGCTCCTCAGCAGCAGACACAGCAGCAGACACAGCAGCAGACACAGCAGCAGACACAGCAGCGGACGCAGGAGGCTCAGCAGCCGAGCGGTGCTGATTTCCTCGGCGCGTACGCCCCTCAGCAGCCCCAGGGCAACCGTCCCGCGTGATCCCCGTCGCTGTCCGGCGTCGTCCGCCGTCCGTCCGTCTGGTGGACCGGCGGCCGGGCACCGACCCGGGACGTGGGAGGATCGAAGGTGGCGGGCCGGGGCCGCGCACCTGGTCACGCCGTCGACGTACGCGAGGACGCGCGTACGCAGGGCAGTACCAGGGCGCGAGCACTGAGGAGCACCGTTGAGCAGGTTGCGCTGGCTGACCGCGGGGGAGTCCCACGGTCCCGCACTCGTGGCGACGCTGGAGGGCCTTCCCGCCGGCGTGCCGATCACCACGGAGATGGTGGCGGACCACCTGGCCCGGCGCCGGCTCGGTTATGGACGCGGTGCGCGCATGAAGTTCGAGCGCGACGAGGTCACGTTCATCGGTGGTGTGCGGCACGGTCTGACGCTGGGTTCCCCGGTCGCGATCATGGTGGGCAACACCGAGTGGCCGAAGTGGGAACAGGTCATGTCGGCCGACCCGATCGACCCCGAGATCCTCGCCGGCCTCGCCCGCAACGCGCCGCTGACCCGTCCGCGCCCCGGTCACGCGGACCTCGCGGGCATGCAGAAGTACGGCTTCGACGAGGCCCGGCCCATCCTGGAGCGCGCCTCCGCGCGTGAGACGGCGGCGCGGGTGGCGCTGGGCGCGGTCGCCCGGTCGTACCTCAAGGAGACGGCCGGCATCGAGATCGTCAGCCATGTCGTGGAGCTGGCCGCCGCGAAGGCGCCGCAGGGTGTGTACCCGACGCCGGGCGACGTCGAGAAGCTGGACGCGGACCCGGTGCGCTGCCTGGACGCGGACGCGTCGAAGGCGATGGTCGCGGAGATCGACCAGGCCCACAAGGATGGCGACACCCTCGGTGGCGTGGTCGAGATCCTGGCGTACGGCGTGCCCGTCGGCCTGGGCTCGCACGTGCACTGGGACCGCAAGCTGGACGCCCGCCTCGCCGGTGCGCTCATGGGTATCCAGGCCATCAAGGGTGTCGAGCTCGGTGACGGTTTCGAGCTGGCGCGGGTGCCCGGTTCCAAGGCGCACGACGAGATCGTGAACACACCCGAGGGCATCCGCCGCGTCTCCGGCCGCTCCGGCGGCACCGAGGGCGGCCTCACGACCGGTGAGCTGCTTCGGGTCCGCGCCGCGATGAAGCCGATCGCGACGGTGCCGCGCGCTCTGCAGACGGTGGACGTGACCACGGGTGAGGCGACGCAGGCTCATCACCAGCGCTCGGACGTGTCCGCGGTTCCGGCCGCCGGCATCGTCGCCGAGGCCATGGTGGCGCTCGTCCTGGCGGATGCGGTGGCGGAGAAGTTCGGCGGCGACTCGGTGACCGAGACCCGCCGCAACGTGACCTCGTACCTCGACAACCTGGCCATCCGGTGAGCGCAGCACCCGTGGTCGTCCTCGTCGGCCCGATGGGCGTGGGCAAGTCCACAGTGGGGCAGATGCTGGCCGACCGGCTGGGCGTGGCCTACCGGGACACCGACGACGACATCGTCGCCGAGCAGGGCCGGACCATCGCCGAGATCTTCGTCGACGAGGGCGAGCCCGCCTTCCGGGCGATCGAGAAGCAGGCGGTGCACCGGGCGCTCGCCGAGCACGACGGCGTCCTCGCCCTCGGCGGCGGCGCGATCCTCGACGCGGACACGCGTGCGCTGCTGGCCGGCCAGCGGGTGGCGTACCTGTCGATGGACGTCGAGGAAGCGGTCAAGCGCACCGGCCTCAACGCCGCCCGCCCGCTCCTCGCGGTCAACCCGCGCAAGCAGTGGCGCGAGCTGATGGAGGCCCGCCGCCATCTGTACGAGGGGTGGCCACGGCGGTCGTCGCCACCGACGGCCGTACCCCGAGGAAGTGACCCAAGCCGCCCTGGACGCACTGGAGTTGAAGGACGTATGAGTGAGGCAGTGACGCGGATCCAGGTCGGCGGCACCGCGGGCAGCGAACCGTACGAGGTCCTGGTGGGCCCTCAACTGCTGGGCGAGCTCGGCGGGTTGATCGGGGAGAAGGCCAAGCGGGTCGCCGTCATTCACCCGGAGGCGCTGGCCGGGACCGGTGACGCGCTGCGGGCCGACCTGGTCGAGCAGGGCTATGACGCGGTCGCCATCCAGGTGCCGAACGCGGAAGAGGCCAAGACCGCCGAGGTCGCCGCCTACTGCTGGAAGGCGCTGGGCCAGTCGGGCTTCACCCGCTCCGACGTCATCGTCGGCGTCGGCGGCGGCGCGACCACCGACCTCGCCGGTTTCGTGGCCGCGAGCTGGCTGCGCGGGGTGCGCTGGATCGCCGTACCGACCACCGTGCTCGCCATGGTCGACGCGGCCGTCGGCGGCAAGACCGGCATCAACACCGCCGAGGGCAAGAACCTCGTCGGCGCCTTCCACCCGCCTGCCGGTGTGCTGTGCGACCTTGCCGCGCTGGAGTCCCTCCCGGTCAACGACTACGTGTCCGGGCTCGCCGAGATCATCAAGGCCGGTTTCATCGCCGACCCGGCGATCCTGGAGCTCATCGAGTCCGACCCCGAGGCCGCCCGCACCCCGGCCGGCCCGCACACCGCCGAGCTGATCGAGCGCTCCATCCGGGTCAAGGCCGAGGTCGTCTCCTCGGACCTGAGGGAGTCCGGCCTGCGGGAGATCCTCAACTACGGCCACACCCTCGGCCACGCCATCGAGAAGAACGAGCGCTACAAGTGGCGGCACGGCGCCGCGGTCTCCGTCGGTATGCACTTCGCCGCCGAACTCGGCCGTCTCGCCGGGCGGTTGGACGACGCGACGGCCGACCGTCACCGCACGATCCTCGAAGCGGTCGGCCTGCCGCTGCACTACCGCTACGACCAGTGGCCCAAGCTGCTGGAGAACATGAAGGTCGACAAGAAGTCCCGCGGCAATCTGCTGCGCTTCATCGTGCTGGACGGCCTGGCCAAGCCGACCGTCCTGGAGGGACCGGACCCGGCCGTGCTGCTCGCCGCGTACGGCGAAGTCGGCCAGTAAGTCCACGAAAAGCGCGCTTCCGTCCGATTCGCCTGTGGCGATGGGCACTTCGGACCGCCCCCGGCCGTTCACCAAACGACGGCCGGGGGCGGTACCGTTCGGTAGCGAGCGGGTCATGCCCGCTGCCAGCACCAATGGCCATGGAAGACGAGACGGAGTGGCACCGGATGCAGCACGCAGTGGGTTCTCCGCTGCCGCCGCCCCACCAGTCGGGGAACGGCTGGTCGCCGGCCGCACAACACCCGGGTCCGCATCACCCGGGCACGCACCAGGGACCCGCCCCGCACCAGGTACCCGTCCCGCACCAGGGCTCCGCCCCAGTGCCGCCGCCACCCCCGGCACCGGGCTTCACACCCCCTGGAGCACCCCCCGGAAGTCCCTCCGGACCGGTCCCGCCCGCGCCACAGCACACCCACGTCCCGCCCACGCCCGAGACCACGGGCCACGTACCCCTCCCGCCCGGCGGCCCGGTCGGCATGCCGAGCGCCCCGCCCGCCACGGCGGCCCCGGACCCGGCGGCCACCACACTCGCCGTACTGCTCATCGGGCCGGCCGGCGCCGGCAAGACGAGCGTTGCCAAGTACTGGGCGGATCACCGCCGCGTCCCCACGGCCCACATCAGCCTCGACGACGTCCGCGAATGGGTCCGCTCGGGCTTCGCCGACCCCCAGTCCGGGTGGAACGACAACTCCGAGGCCCAGTACCGCCTGGCCCGCCGCACCTGCGGCTTCGCCGCGCGGAACTTCCTGGCCAACGGCATCTCGTGCATCCTCGACGACGCGGTCTTCCCCGACCGCCCGGTGGTGGGCCTCGGCGGCTGGAAGCGCCATGTCGGTCCCGGCCTCCTCCCTGTCGTCCTGCTCCCGGGCCTGGAGATCGTCCTGGAGCGCAACGCCGAGCGCACGGGCAACCGCCGCCTCACCGACGAGGAGGTGGCCCGCATCCACGGCCGCATGGCCGGCTGGTACGGCTCCGGCCTCCCGATCATCGACAACTCCCAACTCGACGTCCCCCAGACAGCCCAGATCCTGGACGACGTACTGGCCCGCTCCATCGCCAGCCCCCCGAGCTGGTAACCCGCGTGAGCGGAGCCACCTCTCAGGGGCGCTGGGAACTGCGCGAGCACCCCCACCGGACCGCAGACGACCCACAACTTCACGCCGCCCCCGAGCTGGCAACCAACGCGCCCGGTCCCACCTGAGGGGCGCGGGGAACTGCGCGATCAGCCCCCACCGGACCGCAGCCGGCACGCAACCTCACGCCGCCCCTCCCGAGCTGGTAACCAACGCGCCCGGTCCCACCTGAGGGGCGCGGGGAACTGCGCGACCAGCCCCCACCGAACCCGCAGACGGCACACAACCTCAAGCCGCACCCCCGTCCCCGAACGGCACCCCGCCCAACCCGCATAATCCGGACACCGCCCACTCAGACGCCCTCAACCGGCGCCAACCCAGCGAAGCTCATACGCTCGGGTCATGTCAGAGGTGTACGCCACCCGCCGCTCCAGGCTGAGGGACCGCTGCCAGGCCAGCGGCAGCGCCACCGCGCTGATCTCCCGCCCCGCCAACGTCCGCTACCTCGCGGGCGCCGCCCCGCAGGGCTCCGTGCTGCTCCTCGGCAAGACCGAAGACCTGCTCGTGTGCACCGGCCCGCCCGACGACCGGCCCTCGGAGGGCCGCCCGGACGAGGCATTGCGGATCCACGTCCTCCCCGGCGCCGGAGGCGACCCCGCAGTCGCCGCGGCCGACCTCGCGGCGGGGCAGGGAGGGGTCCGCCTCGCCGTGGAGGAACACCACCTCACCGTGGCCCGCCACAGAGCCATCCGGTCGGTCGTCCCGCGCCTGCGCCTCGCCGACCTCGGCGGAGCCGTGGAACAGCTCAGGGTCGTCAAGGACGAGGAAGAGATCTCCTGCATCCGGATCGGCGCGGAGATCGCCGACCAGGCCCTCGGGGAGCTGCTCGAATCCATCCTCGTCGGCCGCACCGAACGCCACCTCGCCCTCGAACTCGAACGACGCCTCGTCGATCACGGCGCCGACGGCCCCGCCTTCGCCACCTCCGTCGCCACCGGCCCGAACGCCGGCCGCCGCGCTCATCGGCCCACCGACCGCCGCGTGGAGGAGGGCGACTTCCTCTCCGTCTGCCTCGGGGCGACGTATCGCGGCTACCGCTGCGAGATCGGCCGTACGTTCGTGATCGGTACGTCCCCCGCCGACTGGCAGATCGAGCTGTACGACCTCGTCTTCGCCGCTCAGCGCGCCGGACGGGAGAGTCTGGTGCCCGGCGCCGCCTATCGTGATGTGGACCGCGCGGCACGGCAGGTGCTGGACTCCGCGGGGTACGCGCAGGGCCTTCCGGCACTGACGGGGCACGGCGTGGGACTCGAAATCGACGAGGACCCGCAGTTGGCTCCCGCGGCCATGGGTAAACTGGACGCTTGCGTGCCGGTCACCGTCGAACCGGGGGTCCACCTCCCGGGCCGGGGCGGTGTCCGGATCGATGACACGCTCGTCGTTCGCCCCGAGGCGGACGGCGGACCCGAGCTACTCACCATCACGACCAAGGAGCTGCTCGCCCTCTAGCGACCCCAGGGAAGTTCAGGCACGTTCCCACGCCGCCCGGAACGCACTCTCGCCGCACCGGCCGAAGGCCCCAGTAGCTCCGCTACGAGGGGCTCCACCCGGCACACCGAGAGCACGCACCGAACGACGCGGGAAAGCACCTGCTCTTCCCCGGCGCCGCTCGTGGCGCGCCCCGGGGTCGTCCACGTCAGTCCAGGAGATTCCGCAACCGTGGCTTCCACGAACGACCTCAAGAACGGCCTGGTGCTCAAGCTCGAAGGCGGCCAGCTCTGGTCCGTTGTCGAGTTCCAGCACGTCAAGCCCGGCAAGGGCCCGGCCTTCGTGCGCACCAAGCTCAAGAACGTGCTCTCCGGCAAGGTCGTCGACAAGACGTTCAACGCCGGCGTCAAGGTCGAGACGGCCACTGTCGACAAGCGCGACATGCAGTTCTCCTACATGGACGGCGAGTACTTCGTCTTCATGGACATGGAGACCTACGACCAGCTCATGGTCGACCGCAAGGCCGTCGGCGACGCCGCCAACTTCCTGATCGAGGGCTTCACGGCCACCGTCGCGCAGCACGAGGGCGAGGTGCTCTTCGTCGAGCTGCCCGCCGCCGTCGAGCTCGTGATCCAGGAGACCGAGCCGGGTGTCCAGGGCGACCGCTCCACCGGTGGCACCAAGCCCGCCACGCTGGAGACCGGCCACCAGATCAACGTGCCGCTCTTCATCACCACCGGTGAGAAGATCAAGGTCGACACCCGCACGAGCGACTACCTCGGCCGGGTGAACAGCTAAATTGGCTGCCCGCAACACGGCCCGCAAGCGCGCCTTCCAGATCCTCTTCGAGGGTGACCAGCGCGACGCAGGAGTCCTGACGGTCCTCGCGGACTGGATCCGGCTCTCCCGGGACGACACCCGGCAGCCGCCGGTGAGCGAGTACACGATGCAGCTGGTCGAGGGCTACGCGCAGCACGCGCGGCGCATCGACGATCTGATCGCTCAGTACGCGGTCGGCTGGACGCTGGACCGGATGCCGGTCGTGGACCGCAACATTTTGCGCCTCGGCGCGTACGAGCTGATCTGGGTCGACGAGACGCCGGACGCCGTTGTGCTGGACGAGATGGTCGCGTTGGCGAAGGAGTTCTCCACGGACGAGTCGCCCTCGTTCGTCAACGGACTCCTCGGCCGGCTCAAGGACCTGAAGCCCTCGCTGCGCCGTGAGGAAGCGTAAGGGTTTCGACCGAAGACGCCGGAGGGCCCGCAGCAAGGTTGCTGCGGGCCCTCCGGCCTCCCTGTGCCACTGGGCCCCTTCAGGCCCGCAGAACGCCGCCGGGGCGGCCGGAACCGCAAAGTTCCGGCCACCCCGGCGGCACGTTTCTTCTCAAGGGGCTCAACGCGTGGAGCGCTCAGCTCTCGTCGGCGTGGGAGACCGCGCGACGC comes from the Streptomyces sp. NBC_00443 genome and includes:
- the efp gene encoding elongation factor P, which translates into the protein MASTNDLKNGLVLKLEGGQLWSVVEFQHVKPGKGPAFVRTKLKNVLSGKVVDKTFNAGVKVETATVDKRDMQFSYMDGEYFVFMDMETYDQLMVDRKAVGDAANFLIEGFTATVAQHEGEVLFVELPAAVELVIQETEPGVQGDRSTGGTKPATLETGHQINVPLFITTGEKIKVDTRTSDYLGRVNS
- the nusB gene encoding transcription antitermination factor NusB; its protein translation is MAARNTARKRAFQILFEGDQRDAGVLTVLADWIRLSRDDTRQPPVSEYTMQLVEGYAQHARRIDDLIAQYAVGWTLDRMPVVDRNILRLGAYELIWVDETPDAVVLDEMVALAKEFSTDESPSFVNGLLGRLKDLKPSLRREEA